Proteins encoded in a region of the Photobacterium profundum SS9 genome:
- a CDS encoding SpoVR family protein, translated as MISTTKTKTLSDGPDWTFDLLDQYHVEIKRIAEHYQLDAYPNQIEVITAEQMMDAYSSIGMPINYHHWSFGKRFIETERGYKHGQMGLAYEIVINSDPCISYLMEENTITMQALVMAHACYGHNSFFKGNYLFKTWTDASSIIDYLLFARKYITECEERYGVDDVERLLDSCHALMNYGVDRYKRPQKISLVEETARQKAREDYLQTQVNSLWRTIPVNEEKESHSEEVRFPSEPQENILYFFEKHAPLLEPWQREIVRIVRKVSQYFYPQKQTQVMNEGWATFWHYTIMNHLYDDGLVTDRFIMEFLLNHTNVVLQPEYNSPYYNGINPYALGFAMFQDIRRMCENPTEEDKQWFPDIAGKDWLETVHFAMRNFKDESFISQYLSPKLMRDFKFFAVNDDDRHNYVEVDAIHNEEGYRAIREKLSSQYNLSNNEPNIQVWNVALRGDRSLTLRYVPHNRVPLADSYNEVIKHLHRIWGFDVTLEEEMPDGRTQILATCPIQNQYNTEI; from the coding sequence ATGATTTCAACCACAAAGACAAAAACGCTCAGTGATGGTCCAGATTGGACTTTTGACCTACTTGATCAGTATCACGTAGAGATCAAGCGCATTGCTGAACATTATCAGTTAGATGCCTATCCTAATCAGATAGAGGTCATTACAGCTGAACAAATGATGGATGCTTATTCCAGTATCGGCATGCCAATTAATTACCATCATTGGTCATTCGGTAAACGTTTCATCGAAACTGAACGTGGTTACAAGCATGGTCAAATGGGTCTGGCTTATGAAATTGTTATTAACTCAGACCCTTGTATCTCTTATCTTATGGAAGAAAATACCATCACAATGCAGGCATTAGTGATGGCGCACGCATGTTATGGCCATAATTCTTTCTTCAAAGGTAACTATTTATTCAAGACATGGACAGATGCAAGTTCGATCATTGATTATCTTTTATTTGCCCGTAAATACATCACAGAATGTGAAGAAAGGTATGGCGTAGATGATGTCGAAAGGCTACTCGATTCTTGCCACGCGTTAATGAACTACGGTGTAGATCGCTACAAACGACCACAAAAAATATCGTTAGTGGAAGAAACAGCACGCCAAAAAGCACGTGAAGATTATTTGCAAACTCAAGTGAATTCACTATGGCGCACAATTCCAGTTAATGAAGAAAAAGAAAGCCATTCAGAAGAAGTGCGTTTCCCTTCTGAGCCTCAAGAAAACATTCTTTATTTCTTCGAAAAACACGCCCCCTTGCTAGAGCCTTGGCAAAGAGAAATCGTTCGAATTGTGCGTAAGGTTAGCCAATATTTCTACCCGCAAAAACAAACCCAAGTAATGAACGAAGGTTGGGCGACTTTTTGGCATTACACCATCATGAACCACCTCTATGACGACGGTTTAGTCACTGACCGTTTCATTATGGAGTTCCTCCTCAACCATACAAATGTTGTGCTACAGCCTGAATATAATAGCCCTTACTACAATGGTATTAATCCTTATGCCCTTGGTTTTGCTATGTTCCAAGATATTCGACGTATGTGTGAAAACCCAACAGAAGAGGATAAACAGTGGTTTCCTGATATTGCAGGTAAGGATTGGTTAGAAACCGTACACTTTGCGATGAGGAACTTTAAAGATGAAAGCTTTATTAGCCAATATCTTTCGCCGAAGTTAATGCGTGATTTTAAGTTCTTTGCCGTCAATGATGATGACAGGCACAACTATGTGGAAGTCGATGCGATTCATAATGAAGAAGGCTATCGTGCTATTCGTGAAAAGTTATCCTCTCAGTACAACCTCAGTAATAATGAGCCCAACATTCAAGTTTGGAATGTGGCACTTAGAGGTGATCGTTCATTAACTCTTCGTTATGTACCACACAATCGCGTACCACTCGCAGATAGCTATAATGAGGTGATTAAACATTTACACCGTATTTGGGGATTTGACGTAACGCTTGAAGAAGAGATGCCTGATGGCAGGACACAAATTCTGGCAACTTGCCCTATTCAAAATCAATATAACACTGAAATATAA